Proteins encoded by one window of Xyrauchen texanus isolate HMW12.3.18 chromosome 24, RBS_HiC_50CHRs, whole genome shotgun sequence:
- the LOC127617980 gene encoding heme-binding protein 2-like has protein sequence MARTVAPFLLVVLIFFPCAGCWEAPWFCHGRECPMYTVVHEYEGFEERIYDTSHWITTDIASTDRDDISEGFWKLYYFNQGENKEQREIPMTRPVVVSVKEADSIGERQVSISVFQSDTNIPDPNDETIRKTVIPGSTVYVRSFGGIASDADALDNAQRLKADLKAAGKQFDENKFDAAGYDAPWDLINRHNEVWIHAL, from the exons ATGGCGAGGACTGTAGCTCCGTTTCTCCTGGTTGTGCTTATTTTTTTCCCATGTGCAGGATGTTGGGAAGCGCCATGGTTTTGTCATGGTCGGGAATGCCCCATGTACACTGTCGTACATGAATATGAG GGATTTGAGGAGCGCATCTACGACACAAGTCATTGGATTACAACTGATATCGCGAGCACTGACAGAGACGATATTAGCGAGGGATTTTGGAAACTCTATTATTTCAATCAAGGGGAAAACAAAGAGC AGAGGGAAATTCCTATGACGAGGCCTGTAGTGGTGTCAGTGAAGGAAGCGGATTCTATAGGGGAGAGACAGGTGTCCATTTCAGTCTTTCAGTCTGACACAAACATTCCTGATCCCAATGATGAGACCATCAGAAAAACAGTCATTCCTGGCAGTACTGTCTATGTCAG GTCTTTTGGTGGGATAGCATCAGATGCTGATGCCTTAGACAATGCTCAGAGACTTAAAGCGGACCTCAAAGCTGCAGGAAAGCAGTTTGATGAAAACAAGTTTGATGCAGCTGGTTACGATGCACCATGGGACTTGATCAACAGACACAATGAAGTTTGGATCCACGCACTCTGA